Proteins co-encoded in one Acanthopagrus latus isolate v.2019 chromosome 10, fAcaLat1.1, whole genome shotgun sequence genomic window:
- the LOC119027621 gene encoding uncharacterized protein LOC119027621 isoform X2, translating into MEKMICRILLLISLNCVCGTFVVNVTQTSYQAEENHNITLEWTFTPTADTSPDSLVIFCEMRTDHTVLVLFLLHGGVVVPESQDQQFVGRVQLDKDALSDGRLRLHMSRLRTEDSGWYLCDVRTNYGVDSGECRLNVSAARDWPEPERPNTDTPERPNSERANRVSWGMIFLCGLGLTAAVALCGVFFAFVHVFIHMSCLRNRVQWRQFYS; encoded by the exons AT ggagaagatgatctgcaggatcctgctgctcatcagcctcaactgtgtctgtg gaacatttgtagtgaatgtgacacagacctcctatcaggcagaggagaaccacaacatcacactggaatggacgttcacacccacagctgacacttccccCGACTCCCTTGTAATATTCTGTGAGATGAGAACTGATCACACAGTCTTAGTCCTGTTTTTACTACatggaggtgttgtggtcccagagtctcaggatcaacagtttgtaggacgagtccagttgGACAAAGATGCCCTCAGTgacggacgactcagacttcatatgtccagactcaggactgaggactcaggctggtacctgtgtgatgtgaggacaaactatggtgtggactctggtgaatgtcggctcaacgtctctg CAGCGAGGGATTGGCCcgaacctgagagacccaacacagacacacctgagagacccaacagtgagagagcgaacagggtcagttggggaatgatcttcctctgtggactgggactgacagcagcagtggcatTGTGTGGTGTCTTCTTCGCCtttgttcatgtgtttattcataTGTCTTGTCTAAGAAACAGAGTCCAGTGGAGACAATTTTACAGCTAA
- the LOC119027621 gene encoding uncharacterized protein LOC119027621 isoform X1 has protein sequence MEKMICRILLLISLNCVCGTFVVNVTQTSYQAEENHNITLEWTFTPTADTSPDSLVIFCEMRTDHTVLVLFLLHGGVVVPESQDQQFVGRVQLDKDALSDGRLRLHMSRLRTEDSGWYLCDVRTNYGVDSGECRLNVSDAEHTAGGQKREVTSHDWSKVEMVLRAVPIGAFLFANLIVLFIAAERFLAAVIHQGNNSKKDENHNKSAHTDNCNHVKRDLFLSSVSC, from the exons AT ggagaagatgatctgcaggatcctgctgctcatcagcctcaactgtgtctgtg gaacatttgtagtgaatgtgacacagacctcctatcaggcagaggagaaccacaacatcacactggaatggacgttcacacccacagctgacacttccccCGACTCCCTTGTAATATTCTGTGAGATGAGAACTGATCACACAGTCTTAGTCCTGTTTTTACTACatggaggtgttgtggtcccagagtctcaggatcaacagtttgtaggacgagtccagttgGACAAAGATGCCCTCAGTgacggacgactcagacttcatatgtccagactcaggactgaggactcaggctggtacctgtgtgatgtgaggacaaactatggtgtggactctggtgaatgtcggctcaacgtctctg atgcagaacacacagcaggagggcAGAAGagggaagtgacatcacacgaTTGGAGCAAAGTTGAAATGGTTCTCAGAGCCGTTCCCATTGGAGCTTTTTTATTCGCTAATCTAATAGTTCTCTTCATTGCAGCTGAAAGATTTTTGGCAGCTGTCATTCATCAAggtaataatagtaaaaaagatgaaaatcacaacaaatctgCTCATACTGACAACTGCAATCATGTTAAAAGAGATTTGTTTCtgagttctgtgagctgctga